One segment of Ricinus communis isolate WT05 ecotype wild-type chromosome 8, ASM1957865v1, whole genome shotgun sequence DNA contains the following:
- the LOC107262111 gene encoding auxin-induced protein 15A-like, protein MGIQLMGIAHSKQKLQRSLSAKIASVLATCNVPKGHVAVYVGEGYRKRFVIPISYLNHPLFLELLHRAEEEFGFNHPMGGLTLPCTEEYFTSLTSALSCS, encoded by the coding sequence ATGGGTATTCAACTGATGGGAATAGCTCATTCTAAGCAAAAGCTTCAACGCAGTCTTTCAGCGAAAATCGCAAGTGTTTTGGCTACTTGTAATGTTCCGAAAGGCCATGTTGCTGTCTACGTTGGGGAAGGTTACAGAAAGAGATTTGTCATTCCAATATCATACTTGAATCATCCATTGTTCTTGGAGCTGTTACATCGTGCAGAAGAAGAATTCGGATTTAATCATCCAATGGGTGGTCTTACACTACCTTGTACTGAAGAGTACTTCACTAGTCTAACTTCAGCATTAAGTTGTTCGTAA
- the LOC107262113 gene encoding uncharacterized protein LOC107262113, whose product MGIRLPRIISAKQILRRILLSQEIPDVPKGHFAVYVGETQKKRFTVPISYLKHPSFQNLLSQAENEFGFYHPTGSLMIPCSEEVFTDIIFSLISRYPVPSIFFCYQSLTNLIQTLVEGSHMGISLPRIVNTKQILRRMLLIQETTDVPKGHFAVYVGENQKRFAVPISYLKHSSFRSLLSQAEEEFGFHYPLTLPCSEQAFTHLIFSLSPFSAILTV is encoded by the exons ATGGGTATTCGTTTGCCAAGGATTATTAGTGCTAAGCAAATTCTACGACGCATCCTCTTATCCCAGGAAATCCCTGATGTGCCTAAAGGTCATTTTGCGGTTTATGTTGGAGAAACTCAAAAGAAGCGATTTACCGTCCCGATATCATACTTGAAGCATCCTTCATTCCAGAACTTGCTAAGTCAAGCTGAAAATGAGTTCGGATTTTATCATCCTACGGGCAGTCTAATGATCCCTTGCAGTGAAGAAGTCTTCACAGATATCATTTTCAGTTT GATTTCCAGATATCCAGTGCCAAGCATCTTCTTTTGCTATCAAAGTCTTACGAATTTGATTCAAACACTTGTCGAGGGATCCCATATGGGTATTAGCTTGCCAAGGATTGTTAATACAAAGCAAATTCTTCGGCGGATGCTCTTGATACAGGAAACTACAGATGTGCCCAAAGGCCATTTTGCAGTTTATGTTGGAGAAAATCAGAAGAGGTTTGCAGTTCCAATATCATACTTGAAGCATTCATCATTCCGAAGTTTGTTAAGTCAAGCCGAGGAAGAGTTTGGATTTCATTATCCCCTTACACTCCCTTGCAGTGAGCAAGCCTTTACTCATCTGATTTTCAGTTTGTCGCCCTTCTCAGCGATATTAACTGTTTAA